AATGTATTTGATATTCTTTTTATAGAAACCAATCATGTCAGCAGGCAAAGTGAAAACAGCAAGGTTGTTTATCCTTTGATGTGCAAAGAAACCCCAGGAGGTGCAAAGAAACATAGGGATGATTAACGCGGTTAAAATCGTTAATCTTTTCATATACCCGAAGATAAAAAATTTTCTTTGTAAAACTAGGGGTTTAGAAGCAAAAATTATGCGTTTTCCATTTTTTTCATATCAAGCTTTTTCATCTGCATAACGGCATCCATTACTCTTTTTGCTCTTTCGGGCTCTGCCATTAGCTCACCAATGTTTGATGGGACAATTTGCCACGAAAGTCCGAATTTATCTTTTAACCATCCACAAACGCTCTCTGTACCACCGTCATTTATAAAAGTGTCCCAGTAATAGTCTATTTCATCCTGGTTATCGCAATTTACCATAAGAGAAATCGCTTCATCGAACTTAAATTGCGGACCTCCATTGAGTCCCATAAATTTATTTCCGTTTAATTCAAAAGTAACTACCATGGGCGTTACCTGGGTAATTTTAGAATCTTTAAATACGGTACAATAGTATTTTGCTGCAGCTTCGGCTTGTCCGTCAAACCAAAGGCATGTTACAAGTGGTTTTGCCATTTTATATCATTTTTTTTGTTACCACAAGTTAGACAAGATTTTTGGCCTGTGTAAGGTTTAAAAGTGACGATTTAAGGGGGTGATTTGGACAATAATTTGTTCTTACGCATCTAAACTAAACACCAAATTGCGCTAAATGATGATCCAGGTGTTTATAGAACATATTGTTCCATTCGGTTTTTGCTA
The nucleotide sequence above comes from Pedobacter riviphilus. Encoded proteins:
- a CDS encoding VOC family protein yields the protein MAKPLVTCLWFDGQAEAAAKYYCTVFKDSKITQVTPMVVTFELNGNKFMGLNGGPQFKFDEAISLMVNCDNQDEIDYYWDTFINDGGTESVCGWLKDKFGLSWQIVPSNIGELMAEPERAKRVMDAVMQMKKLDMKKMENA